A single region of the Streptomyces sp. NBC_01262 genome encodes:
- the pflA gene encoding pyruvate formate-lyase-activating protein, whose translation MSTTGRVHSWDLSTGVDGPGTRFVLFVSGCPLRCLYCANPDTWHMRDGKELTADDVMAEIEKYRPFITTAGGGVTLTGGEPLLQPAFTAEILHRCKELGLHTALDTSGFLGVRATDALLADTDLVLLDIKSFDIAAYRKLTGGELAPTLNFATHLDQLGIPVWIRYVLVPGRTDDPAAVDGLAGFVAGLTNVDRVDVLPFHKLGAAKYDALGIPFPLRDTPVPEPALTERVREQFREHGLRAL comes from the coding sequence GTGAGCACCACCGGCCGGGTGCACTCCTGGGACCTGTCCACCGGCGTGGACGGTCCCGGGACCCGGTTCGTGCTCTTCGTCAGCGGCTGCCCGCTGCGCTGTCTGTACTGCGCCAACCCCGACACCTGGCACATGCGCGACGGCAAGGAGCTCACCGCTGACGACGTGATGGCCGAGATCGAGAAGTACCGGCCCTTCATCACCACCGCGGGCGGCGGCGTGACCCTGACCGGAGGCGAGCCGCTGCTCCAGCCCGCCTTCACCGCCGAGATCCTCCACCGATGCAAGGAACTCGGCCTGCACACCGCCCTGGACACCTCCGGCTTCCTCGGCGTCCGCGCCACCGACGCCCTGCTCGCCGACACCGACCTGGTGCTGCTCGACATCAAGTCCTTCGACATCGCGGCCTATCGCAAGCTCACCGGCGGCGAACTCGCCCCCACCCTGAACTTCGCCACCCACCTGGACCAACTCGGCATCCCCGTATGGATCCGCTACGTCCTGGTCCCCGGCCGTACCGACGATCCGGCCGCCGTCGACGGCCTGGCCGGATTCGTCGCCGGCCTGACCAACGTCGACCGCGTCGACGTACTGCCCTTCCACAAGCTGGGCGCCGCCAAGTACGACGCCCTCGGCATCCCCTTCCCGCTGCGCGACACCCCCGTGCCCGAACCCGCCCTCAC